From a region of the Impatiens glandulifera chromosome 4, dImpGla2.1, whole genome shotgun sequence genome:
- the LOC124935643 gene encoding probable pectinesterase 29 → MGFSLFPISLVIIFFFPYNLAYDFASTVTVDQSGGGKFKTIQDAINSVPDGNNKWFHIIISPGTYNEIVSIPLEKEYIFLEGTTLSKTIITSDIHSSSDVATFTSSANNFVAKNIKFQNSYNLHQKNNVEPAVAAIIRGDKSAFYNCEFIGYQDTLADFQGRHYYKSCSIEGGVDFIWGFGQSVFEDCKIHVNVEPNFRGYITAQGRGSEQDSSGYVFLRCVVDGSGQVYLGRGYRASSRVVFIESTFSSVVIPAGWDAWHGEGHESGLTYIEAGCSGSGANSPQRVSWAKIEDSNRNISSLTELPTIFINRNSPPCIVD, encoded by the exons ATGGGTTTCTCTTTGTTTCCAATATCCTTGgttataatattcttctttcCTTACAATCTTGCATATGATTTTGCGTCCACTGTAACAGTTGATCAATCTGGTGGAGGAAAATTCAAAACCATACAAGATGCAATTAATTCTGTTCCCGACGGAAATAATAAATGGTTTCACATCATCATTTCTCCGGGCACCTACAA CGAGATAGTATCGATTCCACTTGAGAAGGAATACATATTTCTAGAAGGAACTACTTTATCTAAAACGATAATCACATCGGATATTCACAGTTCTAGTGATGTCGCCACTTTCACTTCTTCTGCCAATAATTTTGTtgctaaaaacataaaattccaG AACTCATATAATTTACATCAGAAGAACAACGTTGAGCCAGCAGTGGCAGCAATAATACGCGGAGATAAATCAGCGTTTTATAATTGTGAATTTATTGGATACCAAGATACACTTGCTGATTTTCAAGGTCGTCACTACTATAAATCTTGTTCTATTGAAGGCGGAGTAGATTTTATTTGGGGATTCGGTCAATCCGTTTTTGAG GACTGCAAGATACATGTTAATGTTGAACCGAATTTTAGAGGCTATATTACTGCACAAGGGAGAGGCTCGGAGCAAGATTCCAGTGGTTATGTGTTCTTGAGGTGTGTTGTTGATGGTTCTGGCCAAGTATATCTTGGAAGAGGTTATCGTGCATCTTCTAGAGTTGTTTTCATTGAATCCACATTTAGTTCGGTTGTCATTCCTGCGGGATGGGATGCATGGCATGGCGAGGGACACga GTCTGGTTTAACTTATATAGAGGCCGGTTGTAGTGGGTCAGGTGCTAATTCTCCACAACGGGTGTCATGGGCAAAGATAGAGGATTCTAATA ggAATATTTCATCTTTGACTGAGCTTCCAACTATCTTCATTAATCGGAATTCTCCTCCAT GTATTGTAGACTAG
- the LOC124936103 gene encoding signal recognition particle 54 kDa protein 2-like, protein MVLAQLGGSISRALQQMSNATIIDEKVLNDCLNEISRALLQSDVQFKLVCDMRNNIKKIVNLDDLAAGHNKRRIIQQAVFNELCTMLDPGKPAFTLKKGKPSIIMFVGLQGSGKTTTCTKYAYYHQKKGWKPALVCADTFRAGAFDQLKQNATKAKIPFYGSYTESDPVKIAVEGVDRFKKENCDLIIVDTSGRHKQEASLFEEMRQVAVATKPDLVIFVMDSSIGQAAFDQAQAFKQSVAVGAVIITKMDGHAKGGGALSAVAATKSPVIFIGTGEHMDEFEVFDVKPFVSRLLGMGDWSGFMDKIQEVVPMDQQPELLQKLSEGNFTLRIMYEQFQNIVKMGPIGQVFSMLPGFSAELMPKGHEKESQTKIKRYMTMMDSMTNEELDSSNPKIMNESRMMRIARGAGRHLKEVMDMMEEYKRLAKIWSKMKGLKIPNKGDMSALSRNMNAQHMGKILPPQMLKQIGGMGGLQSLMKQMGSAKDMMGMFGGAGDK, encoded by the exons ATGGTGTTAGCACAGTTGGGAGGGAGCATCTCCCGTGCTCTTCAGCAGATGAGCAATGCAACAATCATCGATGAGAAAGTCCTTAACGATTGCTTAAACGAGATAAGTCGTGCTCTTCTCCAGTCCGATGTGCAATTCAAGCTCGTCTGTGATATGCGGAACAACATTAAGAAGATCGTTAACCTCGATGATCTGGCTGCCGGTCATAACAAAAGAAGAATTATACAGCAG GCTGTGTTTAATGAGCTGTGTACAATGTTGGATCCTGGGAAGCCGGCTTTCACTCTAAAGAAAGGAAAACCTAGTATTATCATGTTTGTTGGTTTGCAAG GATCTGGGAAAACCACCACCTGTACAAAATATGCATATTACCATCAGAAGAAGGGTTGGAAACCAGCTTTGGTATGTGCAGATACATTTAGGGCTGGTGCATTTGATCAATTGAAGCAAAATGCAACAAAAGCTAAAATTCCTTTTTATGGAAG CTACACTGAGTCAGATCCTGTCAAAATTGCTGTAGAAGGTGTTGATAGATTCAAGAAAGAAAACTGTGACCTCATTATTGTTGATACAAGTGGAAGACATAAACAAGAAGCTTCTCTTTTTGAAGAAATGCGCCAAGTTGCTGTAGCAACG AAACCAGATCTTGTTATATTTGTCATGGATAGTAGTATTGGTCAAGCTGCATTTGATCAAGCACAAGCATTCAAACAGAGTGTTGCAGTTGGAGCTGTAATTATCACTAAGATGGATGGTCATGCCAAGGGAGGTGGTGCACTTAGTGC AGTTGCAGCAACAAAAAGCCCTGTTATATTCATTGGAACAGGTGAACATATGGATGAATTTGAAGTTTTTGATGTCAAACCATTCGTCAGCCGCCTCTTAG GCATGGGTGACTGGTCTGGGTTTATGGACAAAATTCAGGAAGTTGTACCAATGGATCAACAGCCGGAGCTTCTGCAAAAGCTTTCAGAAGGGAACTTTACCTTGAGAATTATGTATGAGCAATTCCAAAACATAGTCAAAATGGGTCCTATTGGTCAG GTATTCTCAATGCTTCCAGGATTTAGCGCGGAGTTGATGCCAAAAGGACATGAAAAAGAAAGTCAAACAAAGATAAAACGTTACATGACAATGATGGACTCGATGACCAATGAAG AGTTGGATAGCTCAAACCCGAAGATAATGAACGAATCAAGAATGATGAGGATAGCTAGAGGAGCAGGTAGGCATTTGAAGGAAGTTATGGACATGATGGAGGAGTACAAGAGACTGGCTAAAATATGGAGTAAAATGAAAGGACTTAAGATACCAAATAAAGGAGACATGAGTGCTCTTTCGAGAAACATGAATGCTCAACACATGGGCAAAATTCTTCCTCCTCAGATGCTCAAACAGATTGGTGGCATGGGTGGTTTACAAAGCTTGATGAAACAAATGGGATCTGCCAAAGACATGATGGGAATGTTTGGTGGTGCTGGAGATAAgtag
- the LOC124935645 gene encoding probable pectinesterase 66 gives MGFSLFPIAFVIILFFPCILAYEFASTIIVDQSGKGQFKTIQDAINSVPSGNNKWFRIDIYPGIYNENVFIPAEKEYLFLQGSNLSQTIISSDVHTSSLSATFRSSANNLVAKNIKFVNSYNINQKINIIPAPAATIYGDKIAFYNCEFVGYQNTLADARGRHYYKSCHIEGALDFIWGWGQTVFEECKIKVTGEPDSRGYITAQGRESVEDSNGFVFLNCDVDGVGKAYLGRAYGASSRVVFIKSTLSSVVIPMGWDAWVHKDHKGDLTYVEAGCRGSGANSLERECKINVTGVPNSKGYITAQGRESKDDPNGFVFLKCDVDGIGQAYLGKPYGSFSRVIFIQSTMSSVVIPAGWDAWVHQGFEGDLTYLEAGCRGSGANSLQRVPWAWIMSYNRVYLEQFNPQNFNDKDGWIANTLFK, from the exons ATGGGTTTCTCTTTGTTTCCAATAGCATTTGTGATAATACTCTTTTTTCCTTGCATTCTTGCATATGAATTTGCTTCCACTATAATAGTTGATCAATCCGGTAAAGGACAATTCAAAACCATTCAAGATGCAATTAATTCTGTTCCTTCAGGAAATAATAAATGGTTTCGCATCGACATTTATCCAGGCATCTACAA cGAGAATGTATTTATTCCAGCTGAGAAGGAGTACCTATTTCTACAAGGAAGTAATTTATCTCAAACGATAATCTCATCCGATGTTCATACTTCTAGCCTGAGTGCTACCTTCCGTTCTTCTGCCAATAATCTTGTTGCCAAGAACATAAAATTTGTG AACTCATATAATATAAATCAGAAGATAAACATTATACCAGCACCGGCAGCAACAATATATGGAGATAAAATAGCCTTCTATAATTGTGAATTTGTTGGATACCAAAATACGCTTGCTGATGCTAGGGGTCGACACTACTATAAATCTTGTCACATTGAAGGTGCATTAGATTTTATTTGGGGATGGGGTCAAACCGTTTTTGAG gaatGTAAGATAAAAGTTACTGGTGAACCGGATTCTAGAGGCTATATTACTGCACAAGGGCGAGAATCAGTGGAAGATTCAAATGGCTTCGTGTTCTTGAATTGTGATGTTGATGGTGTTGGGAAAGCATATCTAGGAAGAGCTTATGGCGCATCTTCTAGAGTCGTTTTTATTAAATCCACATTGAGTTCGGTTGTGATTCCTATGGGATGGGATGCATGGGTTCACAAGGATCACAA aGGTGATTTAACTTATGTAGAGGCTGGTTGTCGAGGATCAGGGGCTAATTCTCTAGAAAGG GAATGCAAGATAAATGTTACTGGTGTACCGAATTCTAAAGGTTATATTACAGCACAAGGACGAGAATCAAAAGATGATCCTAATGGTTTCGTGTTCTTGAAGTGTGATGTTGATGGTATTGGACAAGCATACCTTGGAAAACCTTATGGCTCATTCTCTAGAGTCATTTTCATTCAATCCACAATGAGTTCGGTTGTGATTCCTGCGGGATGGGATGCATGGGTTCACCAGGGTTTCGA aGGGGATTTAACTTATTTGGAGGCCGGTTGTCGAGGGTCGGGTGCTAATTCTCTACAAAGGGTGCCATGGGCGTGGATAATGAGTTATAATAGAGTATATCTAGAACAATTCAACCCACAAAATTTTAATGACAAAGATGGATGGATAGCAAATACACTTTTCAAATGA
- the LOC124935644 gene encoding putative uncharacterized protein FLJ46204 produces the protein MNGTNNNIGSSSVHVHVHVHVHVHVHVHVHVHVHVHVHVHVHVHVHVHVHVHVHVHVHVHVHVHVHVHVHVHVHVHVHVHVHVHVHVHVHVHVHVHVSLHSQSTSIINFNGLKFPEWCDQVQFHLRVLDFDLSLLSEKPIAF, from the exons ATGAATggaactaataataatattggttCAT CATCTGTTCATGTTCATGTTCATGTTCATGTTCATGTTCATGTTCATGTTCATGTTCATGTTCATGTTCATGTTCATGTTCATGTTCATGTTCATGTTCATGTTCATGTTCATGTTCATGTTCATGTTCATGTTCATGTTCATGTTCATGTTCATGTTCATGTTCATGTTCATGTTCATGTTCATGTTCATGTTCATGTTCATGTTCATGTTCATGTTCATGTTCATGTTCATGTTCATGTTCATGTTCATGTTCATGTTTCTCTTCATTCGCAGTCAACGtctattattaactttaatggATTAAAATTTCCAGAATGGTGCGATCAAGTCCAATTTCATCTTAGagttttggattttgatttgtCACTTTTAAGTGAAAAACCAATTGCTTTTTAG